The following proteins come from a genomic window of Trifolium pratense cultivar HEN17-A07 linkage group LG4, ARS_RC_1.1, whole genome shotgun sequence:
- the LOC123921010 gene encoding homeobox-leucine zipper protein HAT22-like, whose translation MGLNNQDASNNPSLQLILGLALTLTKQDTPPSSNNVVTKPYSSSNNNNYETEPSLTLGLSTKSYYEEPLDFSTQTNSPHHSVVSASFSSGRVKRERDVSSELEMETTEIERVSSRISDEDEDGATAARKKLRLTKDQSAMLEESFKQHSTLNPKQKQALARELNLTPRQVEVWFQNRRARTKLKQTEVDCEFLKKCCETLTDENRRLQKEVQELKALKLAQPLYMPMPAATLSMCPSCERLGGGGGGGVNGGSSNKNNFSMAPKPHFYNPFTNSSAAC comes from the exons aTGGGTCTAAATAACCAAGATGCAAGTAACAATCCAAGCCTTCAACTTATTCTAGGCTTAGCTCTCACTCTTACCAAACAAGACACACCACCATCATCCAACAACGTTGTTACAAAACCATATTCATCAAGTAACAACAATAACTATGAAACAGAACCATCTTTAACGTTGGGTTTATCCACTAAAAGTTACTATGAAGAACCTCTTGATTTTTCAACACAAACAAATTCACCTCATCATAGCGTTGTTTCAGCTTCCTTCTCTAGTGGAAGagtgaagagagaaagagatgttAGTAGTGAATTAGAAATGGAAACAACTGAAATAGAGAGAGTTTCTTCAAGAATtagtgatgaagatgaagatggtgCCACTGCAGCTAGAAAAAAGCTTAGACTTACCAAAGATCAATCTGCTATGCTTGAAGAAAGTTTCAAACAACACAGCACTCTTAATCCT AAACAAAAACAAGCTTTAGCCAGAGAGTTAAATCTAACACCCCGACAAGTTGAAGTTTGGTTCCAGAACCGAAGAGCTAG GACAAAGCTGAAGCAAACAGAGGTAGATTGTGAGTTCCTAAAGAAATGTTGTGAAACATTAACAGATGAAAATAGGAGACTACAAAAAGAGGTGCAAGAATTGAAGGCACTAAAATTAGCACAACCTTTGTATATGCCTATGCCAGCTGCTACTCTTAGTATGTGTCCTTCTTGTGAGAGActaggtggtggtggtggcggcGGTGTTAACGGTGGTTCTTCCAATAAGAACAATTTCTCAATGGCTCCTAAGCCTCACTTTTATAACCCCTTTACAAATTCTTCTGCAGCATGTTGA